A single genomic interval of Salinarchaeum sp. IM2453 harbors:
- a CDS encoding ABC transporter substrate-binding protein codes for MCAVDDSYIHTAVDQLGIDAEIITTNPHSLSEVITDIERLGEYFDRTERAAEVVGTLEERITQVRREATPSAQAGPDVAVLDWMDPIMAAGHWVPDIVEIAGATCSINNADQASTPCRWQTLQKHDPDVIIVAPCGFEIDQTVDNTKDLSNRPG; via the coding sequence GTGTGCGCTGTTGATGATAGCTATATCCATACAGCTGTTGATCAATTAGGTATTGATGCCGAGATTATCACTACAAATCCACATAGCCTTTCAGAAGTTATTACAGATATTGAACGTCTCGGAGAATATTTTGATCGTACTGAGAGGGCAGCTGAGGTAGTAGGTACCCTTGAAGAACGCATTACTCAGGTCCGACGAGAAGCAACCCCGTCAGCACAAGCTGGTCCAGATGTCGCAGTGCTTGACTGGATGGACCCGATAATGGCTGCTGGCCACTGGGTACCCGATATAGTTGAAATTGCAGGTGCAACTTGTTCAATCAATAATGCAGATCAAGCTTCAACACCCTGCAGATGGCAAACGCTACAAAAGCATGATCCAGATGTTATTATCGTAGCGCCTTGCGGATTTGAGATCGACCAAACGGTAGACAATACGAAAGACCTATCTAACCGCCCTGGATGA
- a CDS encoding ATP-binding protein translates to MLFLVYLLWDSRYNISVGWFLAAVIFSGTWGLISGLALLIPAEGTSAFLLYTARVVGILAGVSFFLFVLEFTTGKALSWKVVSPFLAVPLITFVVILADPSAFMSVQFEGRGYSLELHEFGMALLTYGLILHIMAISLLFRGYLTTDGAQQNQVGIIIIWYLISVVTVFAPFVLPIPDYFTVGVFGLLFLFIGTAYALQKFNLFTISPISKKEIFDKVSDGVVVLTPQNIVIEANQRAEELLDLDGGFAGKSVDEMFDSDAAIHKLLSDDITGATTFNVDREDSTKYLTVTSTDFHYGRGNTGTILVIQDVTPIKTREQQLDTLYQVFSRVFRHNIRNELTVIRGVLEFAQSENKKEHVDAQLESAIESTDKLLEHSRKAGQAEELIRDQHEPRKQPLDDLVETIVTKCKETYPDATIKTSVNGDDVLAVPGFGRAIECAIENAIVHNPYPGAIKVSSSTNGDFVTVSIEDNGQGIPDDEIEVLQNEKENSLTHGSGVGLWLIKWYTEKSGGEFDITSTNCGTTVSMTIPKA, encoded by the coding sequence ATGCTCTTTCTCGTTTATTTACTCTGGGATTCGCGATATAATATTTCGGTCGGATGGTTTCTCGCTGCTGTTATCTTTTCGGGCACTTGGGGATTGATCTCTGGGTTAGCTCTTCTAATCCCAGCTGAAGGAACATCAGCCTTTTTATTATATACTGCCCGTGTTGTTGGTATACTTGCAGGCGTCAGTTTCTTTCTATTTGTCCTTGAGTTTACAACCGGAAAGGCCCTTTCGTGGAAGGTTGTTTCTCCGTTCTTGGCAGTTCCGCTGATCACTTTTGTAGTGATTTTAGCCGATCCATCTGCGTTCATGTCGGTACAATTTGAGGGAAGAGGATATTCTCTCGAATTGCATGAATTTGGAATGGCTCTACTCACGTATGGGTTGATTTTACATATTATGGCCATTTCACTCCTTTTTCGAGGGTACCTTACTACAGATGGAGCACAACAGAATCAGGTAGGGATAATAATTATTTGGTACTTAATCAGTGTGGTAACTGTATTTGCGCCGTTTGTTCTCCCAATACCAGATTACTTTACTGTAGGTGTTTTCGGACTGTTGTTTTTATTTATCGGAACAGCCTACGCACTACAGAAGTTCAACCTCTTTACAATCAGTCCTATTAGTAAAAAAGAAATATTTGACAAGGTAAGCGACGGAGTGGTTGTTCTAACTCCACAAAACATAGTTATCGAGGCCAATCAGAGGGCGGAAGAGTTACTCGATCTTGACGGAGGATTTGCTGGAAAATCAGTTGATGAAATGTTCGATTCGGATGCTGCAATTCACAAATTGCTCAGTGATGATATCACCGGAGCTACGACGTTTAATGTGGACAGAGAAGATAGCACAAAATACCTCACTGTAACAAGCACGGATTTTCATTACGGGCGAGGGAATACAGGAACAATCTTAGTTATCCAAGATGTAACCCCCATTAAAACTCGGGAACAGCAATTAGATACACTTTATCAAGTATTTTCTCGTGTGTTCCGGCACAATATTCGGAATGAACTAACGGTTATTCGGGGGGTGCTTGAATTTGCACAATCAGAAAACAAAAAGGAACACGTAGATGCGCAACTCGAATCGGCGATTGAGTCAACTGATAAACTATTAGAGCACTCTCGAAAAGCGGGACAAGCAGAAGAACTTATTCGCGATCAGCATGAACCGCGTAAACAACCACTAGATGACCTTGTTGAGACTATCGTAACAAAATGTAAAGAGACATATCCAGACGCTACTATTAAAACTAGTGTTAATGGAGATGATGTTTTAGCCGTCCCAGGTTTTGGCCGGGCAATTGAATGTGCTATTGAGAACGCCATTGTACATAACCCCTATCCAGGAGCAATTAAGGTATCTTCATCAACTAACGGTGACTTCGTAACAGTTTCCATTGAGGATAATGGACAGGGTATCCCAGATGATGAGATTGAGGTCTTACAAAACGAAAAAGAAAATTCTCTCACGCATGGGAGCGGAGTCGGGTTGTGGTTGATCAAGTGGTACACTGAAAAGTCAGGCGGGGAGTTTGATATCACTAGCACCAACTGTGGTACAACTGTCAGTATGACTATCCCTAAAGCTTGA
- a CDS encoding Nramp family divalent metal transporter: MSSEKSTTDITLDYPASDWKGFFKHHFGPSMMWALISIGGSHIVLGPEMAATFGLFAVWVFAFVYVAKYGAWELGIRYNYGAGENPVEAYDQLPGPKNWMQWFTVIVFGVLYVGITASVGMSTAALAAAITPLSVPVAFVVFVGGAGILVFFAKYSLLEKILIGFTAALGALLILGVFAGPPSTDVAAETVFSLNLGGERTIAFVALFAAVAGFAPTGFSTSVLIGSWSMAKGEGASQLKKHGLDPHDDQYHDYIKEWIQTGRRDFNIGYLLSFVVVIAMVLLATNVLYPDPPGDENFAIAVGEILSESFGEWSFWAMMLGAFAALYSTVITLLDGASRAVGDVIPMAMENDDLDSDLIRRVMVVLIVVVSSLTVLILGNIPVTLLVSVAAILAVTEILFYPANYYIVKKNLPDAFQPSRAWTIYYALSLIAVLGFGVMGAAVELGFVPELVGLLS, translated from the coding sequence ATGAGTAGTGAAAAATCAACTACTGATATTACGCTTGACTACCCAGCCTCCGATTGGAAAGGTTTCTTTAAACATCACTTTGGTCCTTCAATGATGTGGGCACTGATCAGCATTGGAGGCAGTCATATTGTATTAGGGCCGGAAATGGCTGCTACGTTTGGTTTATTTGCTGTCTGGGTTTTTGCGTTTGTCTATGTTGCGAAGTACGGTGCCTGGGAGCTGGGAATACGTTATAATTACGGAGCGGGGGAAAATCCTGTTGAAGCGTATGACCAACTCCCCGGGCCGAAAAACTGGATGCAATGGTTTACTGTCATTGTATTCGGGGTACTGTACGTTGGAATCACTGCCTCTGTTGGCATGAGCACCGCCGCCTTGGCAGCAGCAATTACACCTCTTTCAGTTCCTGTCGCATTCGTCGTGTTTGTCGGCGGTGCAGGTATACTGGTCTTCTTTGCAAAGTACAGTTTATTAGAGAAAATCCTAATTGGTTTTACCGCAGCACTTGGTGCATTATTGATTCTCGGCGTTTTTGCTGGTCCACCATCCACAGATGTTGCTGCTGAAACCGTATTCTCTCTCAACCTCGGCGGCGAGCGAACGATTGCGTTTGTTGCGCTCTTTGCTGCCGTTGCTGGATTTGCTCCAACTGGATTTAGTACGAGCGTGCTAATCGGTAGTTGGAGTATGGCAAAGGGCGAAGGAGCAAGCCAACTCAAAAAACATGGGCTTGACCCTCACGATGACCAATATCATGATTATATCAAAGAGTGGATACAGACCGGACGACGAGACTTTAATATCGGCTATCTTCTGAGTTTTGTTGTTGTCATCGCCATGGTTCTGTTAGCGACAAACGTGCTGTATCCTGATCCACCGGGCGATGAAAACTTCGCTATTGCAGTTGGTGAAATTCTTTCCGAATCGTTTGGTGAATGGTCTTTCTGGGCAATGATGCTTGGGGCATTTGCTGCGTTGTATTCAACAGTAATCACGCTGCTTGATGGTGCATCTCGTGCTGTTGGTGATGTAATTCCAATGGCTATGGAAAACGATGATCTCGATAGCGACCTGATTCGTCGGGTCATGGTCGTGTTGATTGTCGTTGTGAGTAGTCTTACCGTTCTCATCCTCGGGAACATTCCGGTCACATTACTCGTCTCGGTTGCAGCGATCCTTGCAGTCACCGAGATCCTATTTTACCCTGCAAACTACTACATTGTCAAAAAGAACCTTCCAGACGCATTCCAACCGTCCCGAGCATGGACTATCTACTATGCACTCAGCTTAATTGCGGTGCTTGGGTTTGGTGTTATGGGTGCTGCAGTTGAATTAGGGTTTGTTCCAGAACTTGTTGGGCTACTTTCCTAA
- a CDS encoding AMP-binding protein, which produces MDILTEIQENQLENTVNGPVQTSEDIFGDLPDDLDDGVVFETSGTTGDPTPVPHTNVDHAIESVVDVYRLVGLDENDSILNFGAPEPHISGWGVNKAIERYGCRSVNNHFEDYHQVFENEAAHEVTTLFTVPKIAEAVGEKIAAKRESPSELFPDLELIICGGQIVTQKSKERLKELWGADRVRDIYATTEVGIIASTNDDTRQSVPFLHRYILEIIPDDSSDEIIDIRNVSEKREGSLLITAPDREAADITRYRIGDKVAVHPRDGIPRISHLGREDNSIDISGALLYPAQLHVAVKNAYGTDADWVVRVSHEDYPALDVYVIDGDAQSNPEFRSQLYDQNDAIKLVYEEIGSLERLDIHHVDSREDIPGLSPDSGIKKEHVLFDDSYTQMYRG; this is translated from the coding sequence ATGGATATCCTAACCGAAATACAAGAAAATCAGCTTGAGAATACAGTCAATGGCCCTGTTCAGACATCTGAAGATATATTTGGCGATCTTCCAGATGACTTAGATGATGGTGTTGTGTTTGAGACATCAGGTACTACAGGTGATCCTACACCAGTACCACACACTAACGTTGATCACGCTATTGAATCTGTAGTGGATGTATACCGCTTAGTAGGTCTTGATGAGAATGATAGTATTCTCAACTTTGGTGCTCCTGAGCCACATATCTCCGGCTGGGGAGTGAACAAAGCCATTGAACGGTATGGGTGTAGATCAGTGAACAATCACTTTGAGGATTATCACCAGGTGTTCGAAAACGAAGCGGCACACGAGGTAACTACCCTATTTACCGTTCCTAAAATTGCTGAGGCCGTAGGTGAAAAAATCGCTGCTAAGCGAGAATCTCCATCAGAACTGTTCCCAGACCTTGAGTTAATTATCTGTGGTGGGCAGATTGTTACTCAAAAGAGCAAGGAACGATTAAAAGAGTTGTGGGGAGCAGATAGAGTACGAGATATATACGCGACCACTGAAGTTGGAATCATTGCCAGCACAAATGATGATACTCGACAGTCAGTTCCGTTCTTACATCGGTATATTCTGGAGATTATTCCAGATGATAGCTCCGATGAAATTATTGATATACGGAATGTCTCTGAAAAGAGAGAAGGATCATTATTAATTACAGCCCCGGACAGAGAAGCGGCTGATATCACAAGATACCGGATCGGTGATAAAGTCGCCGTTCACCCTCGTGATGGAATTCCTAGAATTTCACACCTTGGTCGTGAGGACAACAGCATCGATATTTCTGGTGCACTCTTGTATCCTGCACAACTACATGTCGCTGTGAAAAATGCATATGGTACGGATGCTGACTGGGTTGTTCGTGTTTCACATGAAGATTATCCTGCACTCGATGTCTATGTCATCGACGGAGATGCTCAATCAAATCCAGAATTCAGGTCTCAGCTTTACGACCAAAATGATGCAATAAAGTTAGTCTACGAAGAAATTGGTTCTTTAGAACGGCTTGATATACATCATGTCGATAGTCGGGAAGACATTCCTGGTCTGTCACCAGACTCCGGCATCAAAAAAGAACATGTCCTTTTTGATGACTCATATACACAAATGTATCGCGGCTAA
- a CDS encoding FAD-binding oxidoreductase, giving the protein MEHDFLTEIVGTQRVSTDPSTLNDHSHDWGTPDEHHVRPDVVVWPRSTEEVAAILSAAHDQSIPVTPYGSGTSTQGHAVPNEHGISLNLTQLDTVVDIRTNDFQVDVQAGVVGSDLNEALSETGLFFPSLPASGDTATIGGMIANDASGMRTVMYDEVADRVLRLQVVLPNGEIIETGTKAMKSSSGYNLTSLFTGSEGTLGIITEATLELSPRPSNIYGGRLIFNSRGDASEAVFDLIHSGIDIAKLELVDSICAAMVNDYLDADLPDAPMLFIELHADHGVDAQVDTVEKIAVQHDAQAVDLSPSGDRMNDLWEIRSEIANALDPYNPDLTPIALGDVSVPISEFAPFIGTIEQLAEQYDLLIPCFGHAGDGNVHYAILARENDPEHQQLCTEVDKQIITTAIEIGGTATGEHGIGAEKTEMVQEEFDTATIRLMHDIKDSVDPDHILNPGTSLPSTE; this is encoded by the coding sequence ATGGAGCACGATTTTCTGACTGAGATTGTCGGCACACAACGCGTTAGCACCGATCCAAGTACGTTGAATGATCATAGTCATGACTGGGGCACTCCGGACGAACATCATGTGCGTCCCGATGTCGTTGTTTGGCCTCGCTCAACTGAGGAGGTTGCTGCTATCTTATCTGCAGCACACGATCAGTCTATTCCAGTTACACCGTATGGATCTGGCACAAGCACGCAGGGACATGCTGTACCCAACGAGCATGGTATTAGTCTTAATCTCACACAACTTGACACAGTCGTTGATATCCGCACAAACGATTTCCAAGTGGATGTCCAAGCAGGCGTTGTCGGATCTGATCTGAATGAGGCATTATCAGAAACGGGGCTGTTCTTTCCGTCACTTCCTGCTTCAGGAGATACAGCAACAATTGGAGGCATGATAGCAAATGATGCAAGTGGGATGCGAACCGTAATGTATGATGAAGTGGCAGACCGGGTCCTCCGTCTGCAAGTCGTGCTCCCAAATGGGGAAATAATTGAGACCGGAACAAAAGCAATGAAGTCTTCTTCCGGATATAATCTTACCTCACTTTTTACCGGAAGTGAAGGGACTCTCGGGATCATCACGGAAGCAACGCTTGAACTATCACCACGACCATCGAATATCTATGGGGGCCGGCTTATCTTCAATTCCCGCGGTGATGCATCTGAGGCAGTCTTTGACTTGATCCATTCGGGGATTGACATTGCCAAGCTTGAGCTGGTCGATTCAATCTGTGCAGCAATGGTTAATGATTATCTCGACGCAGACCTTCCTGACGCTCCGATGTTGTTCATTGAGCTACATGCTGACCATGGAGTTGATGCACAGGTTGATACTGTTGAGAAGATAGCTGTTCAACATGACGCACAGGCAGTTGATCTGTCTCCGTCTGGCGATCGGATGAATGACCTGTGGGAGATCCGGTCTGAAATTGCCAACGCATTGGATCCGTACAATCCCGACTTAACTCCGATTGCTCTCGGGGATGTCAGCGTCCCAATTAGTGAATTTGCACCCTTTATCGGAACCATTGAGCAATTAGCCGAACAATATGATCTACTTATCCCATGCTTTGGACATGCTGGCGATGGAAATGTCCACTATGCGATATTAGCACGAGAAAATGATCCTGAGCATCAACAACTATGCACAGAAGTTGATAAGCAGATCATTACCACTGCCATCGAAATTGGCGGAACAGCCACCGGGGAACATGGAATTGGAGCAGAAAAAACAGAGATGGTACAAGAAGAATTTGACACAGCCACCATCCGGCTCATGCATGATATAAAAGATAGTGTTGACCCCGACCATATCCTTAATCCTGGCACGTCACTCCCATCAACAGAGTAA